The following coding sequences are from one Pocillopora verrucosa isolate sample1 chromosome 5, ASM3666991v2, whole genome shotgun sequence window:
- the LOC131790959 gene encoding solute carrier family 35 member F3, translating to MQGNENQFKTFSEKSKLLFTPDNDNETGRRTNFYDEDAGPQPQQKVSEGFHLDTRKMLIGVAIVIGIAFSWVGSTQFAQSSYSPDFNAPFFVSWFSTSWVLVVFPVYFLRALLIRGKKITQFYRESERVFGSQGLHLSSLLKYVGPFCLLWVIANYSYVRALGVLRAADVSALFSSCNAFVYLFSLIWLQERLGIVQISAVALCIGGIVMMAYAEGFAGPNVVGVILSVTAAIGAALYKVWFKRIVGDATLGQVSLFLSCLSLLSTVLLWPLIVIFHYTRWEEFKWEDIPWKYLCGNAVLGMIFNFLINFGIAFTYPLFISLGTVLGIPINAVTDYLFRGAAFGSYKIVAAFSIVIGFLFMLLPKEFEETLQETFCCRKRERILN from the exons ATGCAAGGAAACGAAAACCAGTTCAAGACGTTTAGCGAaaaatcaaagttattattCACACCTGATAATGACAACGAAACTGGAAGACGAACAAATTTCTACGACGAAGATGCAG GACCACAACCTCAGCAGAAAGTTTCAGAAGGATTTCATCTCGACACCAGGAAGATGCTGATTGGCGTTGCCATAGTGATTGGGATCGCATTTTCTTGGGTGGGGTCAACGCAATTTGCTCAGAGCTCATATTCGCCGGATTTTAATGCGCCGTTCTTTGTCTCTTGGTTCTCGACCTCGTGGGTGCTTGTGGTTTTTCCTGTCTATTTTTTGCGGGCACTACTCATCAGAGGAAAGAAGATAACTCAGTTTTACAG AGAAAGTGAAAGAGTCTTTGGAAGCCAAGGCCTACACCTCAGCTCACTCCTCAAATACGTGGGGCCATTTTGTCTTCTTTGGGTGATAGCCAATTACTCTTATGTGCGAGCCCTCGGGGTCCTTCGGGCAGCGGATGTTAGTGCTCTGTTTTCGTCTTGCAatgcttttgtttatttgttctccCTGATTTGGCTGCAGGAAAGGCTCGGAATTGTTCAG ATTTCAGCAGTTGCACTTTGTATTGGAGGTATAGTAATGATGGCTTATGCAGAAGGATTTGCAGGACCCAACGTTGTTGGTGTAATACTGTCTGTAACTGCAGCAATCGGAGCTGCTTTGTACAAG GTCTGGTTTAAAAGGATCGTTGGAGACGCTACATTAGGTCAAGTTTCCCTGTTCCTGTCCTGCCTCAGCTTACTCAGCACTGTACTTCTTTGGCCCTTAATCGTCATCTTTCATTATACACGTTGGGAGGAATTCAAATGGGAAGATATCCCCTGGAAATATCTTTGTGGAAATGCAGTTCTAGGAATGATATTCAACTTCCTGATAAACTTTGGCATCGCTTTTACGTACCCCTTGTTCATCTCTCTTGGCACAGTTCTCGGTATTCCTATCAATGCTGTGACAGATTATCTCTTTCGAGGAGCAGCGTTTGGCAGTTATAAAATAGTTGCTGCATTTTCCATCGTGATTGGTTTTTTGTTTATGCTGTTACCAAAAGAGTTCGAAGAAACTCTGCAGGAAACATTTTGTTGTCGGAAGAGAGAGCGGATCTTAAATTGA
- the LOC136281336 gene encoding uncharacterized protein: MLQTQPGIGFNGHSSFGQMSSFATSGPVFQSTGFSSPAATLNQPSNLFSTSNSTNQVNLFGQSNVPAMTGNVFGNTLSASNQQTGMTSFPLTGHSTTMFSTNLSQSAASNTGFFGVKTESKPGVFGSVPSQTVTGVFPSESQVQKGNGSSSSMRSTPEATSSMEQSTTVPLSCSEEDMQAFRADSFVLGKIPECPPPLELC, from the exons ATGCTACAGACACAACCAGGGATAGGTTTTAATGGACATAGTTCATTTGGTCAGATGAGTAGTTTTGCAACTAGTGGCCCTGTTTTTCAGTCGACTGGCTTCTCATCTCCAGCAGCTACATTGAACCAACCTAGTAACTTATTCAGCACAAGTAATTCTACCAATCAAGTAAACCTGTTTGGACAGAGCAATGTCCCAGCAATGACTGGAAATGTTTTTGGGAATACTTTAAGTGCCAGCAATCAGCAAACTGGAATGACCAGTTTTCCTTTAACTGGCCATTCCACGACTATGTTTAGTACAAACTTAAGCCAATCAGCGGCTTCAAATACTGGCTTCTTTGGAGTAAAAACTGAATCAAAACCTGGAGTGTTTGGTTCTGTACCTTCGCAGACGGTGACTGGGGTTTTTCCGAGTGAATCCCAAGTACAGAAAGGCAATGGATCAAGCAGCTCAATG AGATCTACTCCAGAAGCCACCTCATCAATGGAACAGTCAACAACTGTACCTTTGAGTTGTAGTGAAGAAGATATGCAGGCCTTCAGGGCGGACAGTTTTGTGCTTGGAAAGATACCTGAGTGTCCACCACCATTAGAATTATGTTAA